The Natrinema saccharevitans genome includes the window ATACGTAGATCGTAATGACGGAAGCCTACGTCGCACTGGAAGGCGGCCACGTACTCGAGGGACGTGGTCGTGCCGACGGGACGGCCCGCGGCGAAATCGTATTCACGACAGCGTATACCGGCTACGAGGAGAGCCTCACCGATCCCTCCTACGAGGAGCAGATCCTCACGTTCTCGTATCCGCTGATCGGCAACTACGGCGTCCGCGAGGAGCGCTTCGAGGACGACCGCATCCACCCCCGCGCCGCGATCGCCAAGGAGTTCACCGACGAGATCGTCGACTGGTTCGAACGCGAGGGCATTCCGGCGGTCGACCACCTCGACACCCGCGACGTCGTCACCGACATCCGCGACGGCGGCGCGATGAAATGCGGCATCGCCGTCGGCGAGGACGTCACCGAGGAAGACGCCCTCGAGCAACTCGAGGCCTGCAAGGCGATGAGCGACCACACCGAGATCGGCGCACAGGTCAGCGTCGACGAGCCCGAGGTCCACGGCGAAGACAACGACGGCGAGACGGTCGCGCTGATCGACTGCGGCGCGAAGGGCTCGATCATCAGCTCGCTGCTCGAGCGCGACGCGACGGTTCACGTGCTGCCCTACGACGCCGACGTCTCCGCGGTCGCGGCCGTCGACCCCGATCTGCTCTTCGTCTCGAACGGTCCCGGCGACCCGGTCAACTTCGAAGGGGCCATCACGCTCGTCGAGGAATTCGTCGAGGACACGCCCGTCGCCGGCATCTGTCTCGGCCAGCAGATCGTCGCCGAGGCGCTCGGCGGCTCCACCGAGAAGATGACCTTCGGCCACCGCGGTGTCAACCAGCCCGTCCTCGACTTGGAGTCCGGGCAGGTCGTGATGACCACCCAGAACCACGGCTACACGGTCGCCGATCCGGGTGAGCACCTCGAGGTCACCCAGATCAACGTCAACGACGACACGCCGGAAGGAATCGACGGCGTCGAGTACGACGTGATCACCCGCCAGTACCACCCCGAGGCAAACCCGGGTCCGCACGACACCCTCGACTTCTTCGACGACGTCCTCGCCATGGCTTCCGGGCGAGCCGACTCGCAGGCGGTTCCGGCCGACGACTGACGGCCGCGACCCTCGTTTTCCGTTCGATAACCGCTTAGCCCCCTTCGAAAACGATAGCGACGCGATCCCGGTCACTCGAGCGTGCGATCGAACCCCCGGTCGACGTTCGCGGCTCGTCGATGCTGTCAGTCCCTCGTCGGCTCGTCGATACCCGTGTCGCGAACGTACGCTCGGATCGCGTCGTCGTCGACGGCCTCGAGCAGCAGTTCGTCGTCGAGCGCGGCCGCGAGCCGTCGCTGGCCGCGGTCGGCCCGCCGACTCGCAGTGTCGGGATCGACGTAACTCTCGTCGCGTTCGTCGGCGTAGGCCGCGGCGAGCCGGCGGCTCTCGGCCGCGTCGTACTCCTCGGGAGCGTCCGATTCGAACAGTTCGACCCGGCGGTCGGGATCGGCCCACTCGTCCGATCGGTCCGCGGCGTCGCGTCGCCAGTCGTAGCGCTCGGCGAACCGACCCCAGTAGCCCGCGTCCTCGCGGCGGTCCCGCAACAGCGATCGAGCGACCGTCGCGCCGTGACCGGCCGCGATGATCGCCTGGTCACCACAACCCGCCAGCGGGCCGGCGACGTAGAGTCCGTCGATCGGCGTCCGGCCGTCGTCGTCGGGATAGGTTTCGTCGAAGCGCTCGACCGTTCCGCCGTCGCGCTCCTCGGTGACGAACAGCGCGTCGGGGTCGTCGAGTCCGCGGAGGTAGGAGCCGTCGTACTTGCTCGCGGCGATCACGTACCGCGCTCGGTGGGCTTTGCCGTCCTGCGTCTCGAGGCGAAAGCCGCCGTCGGCCAGCAGCGCGACGGACTCGACGAGTGCCTCGCGGAGCCGACAGCCCGCCGTCTCGGCGTGGTCTCGCGCGAGTTTGCGGAAGGTCTCGACGTCGATCCCGCCGGGGAACCCGAGGTAGTTCTCGAGGACGGCACACCGCCGTAACGATGAGGGCCCGCGGTCGAAGACCGTCGTCTCGAGGCCCGCTCGAGCGGTGAAGACGCCGGCGGCGCAGCCGGCCGGCCCGCCGCCGACGACGGCCACGTCGGCGTCGAACCCGCGGTCGGTGCGGCCGTCCGCGTCGTCGCGGTCCGCGCCCATCCTACGGACCCCTGGTGACGATCTCGGCGACGCGCTGGCGGTCGAACAGCCGCTCGTCGGCCGGGATTTCGGGGTAAGACTCGCCGGCCTCGTAGCCGGGCCACTCGCCGAACTGTTCGGGATAGAGCTGTTTGGCCGTCATCTCGAGCTGGAAGAGGTTCATTAGCGGGCCCTGATAGCGCATCCCGCCGGGGACGACCCGGTCGTCCTGGACCGCTGTCAGCCGGCTCCCGGCGGAGTCGTTTTCCAGCCGCTTTCGGACGTTCCCGATGGCGTATCGGGGCGTGATCCCCCAGAGGTGGAGGAGTACGTCGGGGTCTTCCTCGAGCATCGCCTCGTAGCCGACGGTCCCCCAGTCGCGCTCCCAGTCCCGGTCGGCGAAGACGTCGCGAGCGCCGAGCGGTCGGGTGTCCGCCTGCCAGTAGCCGGGCGTATTGAGGTGGTAGGCGTAGAACTGGCCGTCGCCAAGCGTGACGCGGGCGACCGTCGGCCGGTCGCTCTCGGGCGGGAGGTTCGACTCGATGTGCGAGCGCAGGTCGGCGTGGACCTCGGCCAGCGCCTCGTATCGTTCCTTCTCGCGGAAGACCGCCGCGACCCGCTCGAACAGTTCCCAGAGCGTGTAGTACTCGTAGCTGTCGGCGTACTCCGCCGCGGGCTCGCTGTGGACGCCGCTGTGGAAGTTGCCGACCCACGGGCCGATCTGATCGGCAATGTCGTCGATCGTCGCGGCGTCCCAGTCGTCGTCGGTCTTGACCGGATACGAGGGATCGAGGAAGTGAACGTCACTGTCGAGGGCGTACAGCCGCTCCTCCTCGAGGCCGTCCGCGAGGGGATTCTCGAGGCCCGCCCACTCGAAGGACACGCCCTCGAGGCGGTCGTAGTAGGTGTTCATCGTCGCGCCGGACATGTCGGGCGCAAAGAGGGTGGTGACCGCGTCGCCGTGACCGAGCGCGACGGCCATGTCCGCGTACTGAGGGAAGGCGACGAAGGCATCCTCGGGAACGGAATCGAACTCGACCTCGCCCATCGGGGCCATCGACACCGTGTAGGAATCGCCGTCTGCGGTCGGTTCGGAGTCAGTCGTACCGATACAGCCGGCCAGTGTCGCGCTGCCGGCCGCCAGTCCCGCCGTGACGAACGCGCGACGGCTCCGGTCTGCGTGTGGGGTCGGATCCATACGATTTAGGCCCGCCTAATTCTTCAAAAAGCGTTCGGTTTTAGGCCGGCCGAAAGCGAGGAGATTCGCCGGACAGCCCCGCCGAAGCTGTCACTCCTCGAAACCGTAGGTGACCGTCACGCTCGCGGTCACGCTGACCGGATCGGTGTCGATCTCCGTCGGCGGGGCCCCGCCGGCGCTTTCGGCCGCGTCGTCACCGGCTTCGGTGCGGAACGAATGCACCTGGACATCACCGGTCGTAACGGCCGTCGTACCCGTGATCTCGACCCCGCGGTTGTCGGCGACGTGTGCCGCCTCCGCGTCGGCGTTTTCCAGCGCGGCGTCGAGCGCGTCCTCGCGCAGCGTCGATCGGGTCTCTTCCTGGAGTGTGAACCGGACCCGACCGACGTCGTCGGCACCCGCCTCGATCGCGGCGTCGATGACCTCGCCGACCCGGTCGACGTCGGTCAGGGTCACGTCGAACGAATGAGAGCCCTCGAACCCGTCGGCCTCGCGCTCGCGAGCGGAGTGGACGCGGTACCGTCCCTCCTCGACGTTCTCGTCGGGAATGTCGAGGTCGTCGAAGGTCTCGCGGAGCCGTTCGGCACCGCTCGCGAGTTCGTCGGTGACCGCGTCGGCGCTCTCGCCGGTCGCGGTGACCCCGACGTCGACCGTCGCCTGGTCCGGCTCGGCCTCGACCTCGCCGTCGGCGCTGACCGTGATCTCGCCGTCGACGTCGTCGCCGTTCGCGGCCGAGTCCGTGGTCGACCCCGACTCGGGGTCGTCGTCGCCGTCGGTCGCGCTGCCAGTACACCCTGCCACTGCGGCCGCGAGCCCGATACTCGAGGCCGCGAGGAACCGTCGTCGGTCCATACCGTACGGCACGGGGGAGAGCGGAAAAAGCCCATCCCAAGCTCAAACGCGGCTTTGAGCGACGGCTGCGAGTCGCGAACGCTGTGTGAACGTATTCGGGACGACGCGGACTCGAGTCGCGGAACTCGCCTCGGGCGCGACTGACCAGAGTCGAGTCGCACTCGAGCGGCGGTATCGGCAGGACGGAACCGCAGCCACGCTTAACCGGGTCCCGCGCAATGTATCGCCCATGGAATCCGTTGGCAGTGGCCTCGCGGCGATCGACTGGAACGACGACCGGGCCGACGTCTACCTCTCGCGGCCGGACAAGCGAAACGCGATGACCGTCCCGCTCATGGACGATCTCGTCGCGGCCTTCGAACGGGTCGATGCGGACGGAGACGTCCGCGTCGCCACCCTGCTCGGCGAGGGACCGGTCTTCTGTGCCGGGATGGACCTCGAGATGATGCGCGACCGGGTCGAGCCCGACGCCGAGATCGACCGCAACAAGTTCCCCGACGTCCTCGAGGCGATCGAGGAGACGCGACAGCCGGTCGTGGCCGGCATCAAGCGCGCCGCGCCCGCGGGCGCGTTCGAACTCACGTTGCCCTGTGACTTCCGGATCATCGGCCGGAACGCGAAGTACGGGCTGCTCGAGGTCGCGCTCGGCACCTTCCCCCACGGCGGCGGGACCCAGCGGCTCCCCCGGCTCGTGGGGCTGTCGAACGCGAAGGAGATCGTCCTGTCCGGCGAGTTCGTCGATCCCGAGGAGGCCGCCGACATGGGACTGGTCCACGAGGTCGTCGACACCGACGCCGTCGACGAGCGGGCGAAGGCCCTCGCCGACGACCTCTGTGAGAACGCCCCGCTCGGACTTCGAAAGGGAAAACAGGCGCTCAATGCCGCCTTCGATATGCCCCTCGAGCGCGGCCTCGAGTACGAGCGCCGACTGGGACACGAACTCGACGACACCCGCGACTACCGCGAGGGGTTCGAGGCCAGACTCGAGGGCCGGGAGCCCGAGTTCTGCGGCGAATAACAGGCGGTGGGGCGGGCCCGTGATAGCACGTCAACGCCGATCGTACACCCGGACCGCCCGGTCGTGGCGCTCCGAGAGTCCGTTGGGGTTCCGTCGGCTCGAGCGGTCGGCGTACCGGGCGCGGACCCCGTCCCAGAGCCCGCGTGCGATATTCGTGGCGACGTCGGCGCCGTCCGAGATCCAACCGGTCGGCGTCGCCTCGCCGGCCGCCAGTCGGCGAACGCCGCCGGCACCGTCCCGGAGCGCGCTCCCGAGGGTCCGGGCGAACACGCCCGGTCGAGGACCGTAATTCTTCGCGAGTCGGTAGGACAGCGATCGGTAAGTCGCTCCCCAGTCGAGGTCGGCCCGGCCGCCGTCGGTCCCGACCTCGCGGCGGGCGGCCATCGCCGCGTCCCACGAGACCTCGTACTCGAGGCCGGCCACGCGGTGGGCGCAGTCGCACTCGCTTTCCGTGACGAGGTACTCGTCGAACCCGTCCAAGGCCTCGAGGACGGGGCGCTCGAAGGCGACGTTGTCGCCGTGGAATGCCGTCACCGTCCGGCCGCCGATCCGCCGGGACGAGCGATCGTGGTCGCGGTCGGAACCGCCGGTGACGGGGCCGGTGACGACGTCGGTCTCGTCGGCCATCGCCCCCTCGATGGCCGGATACCAGCTGTGGTCGATCGTATACTCGCCGTCGAGAAAGGCGATCGCGTCCCCAGTTGCGAGTTCGAGGCCGGCGTTCCGGGAGACGCTGGGGCTTCGCTCGGAGATCTCGACGAGGACGTCGACGTCGTCCCGCTCGCGGACGACGCCGGTCGTCCCGTCCGAGGACGGGCCGTTGACGACGATGACCTCCGTCGACGACGGCGTCCGTTCCGCGAGGGCGTCGAGACACGACGGCAAGCGCTCCCGGTCGTTCAGCGTCGAGACGACTACCGAGAGCTTCATGCTGCCCGGTACGGGCTCCTGATAGTAAATAGATTGGATTGGCCCCGATGCCGTCACCGAACGCGCGCGTTCCAGTACGACACCGACGCGAAGTGATCGGTGACCGGGAGTTGCCCGACCGCCTCGTCGATCGCCCGAAGCGGCGAGGCGAGTGCGTTCGGGATCGATCGATACAACCCGTAGGGGAGGAGGAAGTCGTCTTCCACGTCGACGAGCGTGAGATCGGTCTTCGCGAGCAGGACCGCCACCTCGCTCTTCGAGTAGAGTCGCGACCCCATCGGCAGCGCCCAGTTGTAGACGCTCCGACTCGAGAATCGGTTGAAGGTGTCGAAGACGATCTGATCGCGGGCCACCCGTCGCATCTCCTCGAGGAAGGCCTCGGGGTCGTCAGCGAGGTGGAAAAAGCGCATCGCGATGACGGTATCGAAGTGATCGTCCGGGAACGGCAGCCGCCCCGCGTCCCCCCGGAGGAACTCCAGCGTCCCCGAAAGCTCGTCCTGTTTCGCCTTCCGGCGTCCCTGCTGTAACATCGCCGCCGAGATGTCGAGCCCGACGACGTCGGCACCCTGATGGGCCAACATGACCGTAAATCGCCCGGTACCACAGGCGATCTCGAGGACCTTGCGGTCCTCGACCGGCATGATGGCCTCGAGGACGGCCTCTTTCTCCCGGCGGTCGATCAGCTGGCCGCCCCGGGAGAACCGCTTGTCGTCGTATTCCTCGGCGATGTCGTCGGCTTGGTACCACTCCTGTCCTTTCACACTGAGCGAACCTACTGTCGCGATGGGATAAAACGATACTGGAGTCGGCCGACGAAGCGGCGTCGACGGCAGTCACCCAGCCGCCTGCGGTCGATCGGGTCAGACACAATATATTGTGTTAATACCCCATTCATACCCCTTATATAAACTGCATTGTTCGTATCCACATATAGGGAAGCTTTACCACTGGCGATTGCACTCAAGTGGGTATGAGCATGAGTACAGCCGAGGACCGTGGCGCCGCTGCCGAAGAAACGCTGTCGGAGGACGAATACCGCGACCGACTCCGCGATCTGCCCCCGAGCGCGAAACTCGTTGCGAAAGTTCTCGAGACCGACTCCCCGCTCTCGCAGGGCCAACTCGCCGAGGAGTCGCTACTGCCCGACCGCACCGTCCGCTACGCGCTCAATCGTCTCGAGGACGTCGGCCTTGTCGGCTCCCGATACAGCTTCCGCGACGCGCGCAAACAGGTCTACTACCTCAAGCACTGAGCGTCTCGCCGCCGACATCTCCGCTGCTCGGGGGTCGCGGGGAGGGTTCGAGTGCCGGTCGCCGCCGATACGTCTTTTTTCACCCGGTCGTACTGTCCGCACATGCACGTTACTCGCTGGTCCGTCCCCGTCGCGACGCGCGCGCCGTCCGGCGACACCAACGCGTATCTCCTCGAGGCGGCGGAGCCGTCCCCGGACGGCGAACCCGATCCCGAATCGGCGCTCCTCGTCGACCCCGCGGCTCGAACCGACGCCCTCGACCGGGCGGTCCGCGAACGATCCGTCGATCATGTTCTCGTTACTCACACTCACCCCGATCACGTCGGCGCCGTCGCGGCCTACGCGGCCGAAACCGACGCGACGGTCTGGGCCCGCTACGGTCGCGTCGACCGCTTTCGCGACGCGACCGGAATCTCCCCCGACCGTACCTTCTCGCCGGGGACGACGATCCCAGTGGGCGACGACCGCGTTCGCGTCCTCGACGCGCCCGGCCACGCGCCGGACCACGTCGCCCTCGAGGCCGGCTCCGGCGGCCCGATCTGCTGTGGCGACTGCGCCGTCCGCGAGGGCAGCGTCGTCGTCGGCGCGCCCGAAGGGGACATGCGTGCGTACGTAACGACATTGCGTTGCTTCTGGGCGGCCGATCCGCCGGCGCTGTACCCCGGCCACGGCCCCGAGATCGACGCGCCCCGCGAGACCCTCGAGCGACTGCTGGCCCACCGCGCCGACCGCGAGCAGCGCGTCCGCGAGGCCGTCACCGGCGGCGCGGAAACGCTCGAGGCGGTCCTCGAAGCGGCCTACCATAAGGACCTCTCGGGAGTGAAAGACCTCGCGCGAGCGACGGTCCTGGCCCACCTCGAGAAACTCGCCGTCGAGGGCCGCATCGCGTGGGACGGCGAGCGCGCCGCGCCGCCGGAGGGCGACTGACTTTTCCGCCTCGGCCGCCTCCCCTCGAGCGTGCAATCGCTCGAGGCCGAACTCGAAGACGCCCGCCAGCTCTCCGTCGCCGACCTCGCGGACGCGATCGAGTCCATCGGGTTCGAGTGTACCCGTTGCGGGGCCTGCTGCAAAGCCGACGACGCGGACGACCACACCGCGACCGTCTTTCCCGACGAAGTTCGAAATCTCGAGGCGAGCGACAGTTACGACGGGGAGTACGACTGGCGTGATATCGCCCGGCCCATGCCGTACGGCCTCTCGGCGACCGACGACGGCGACCTCGAGGGCGAGACCTTCGAGTGGGCGCTCCGGACCGACGACTGCGGCGACTGTACGTTCTACGCGGAAGACGAGTCCGGCACCGGTGCGTGTACCGCTCACGACGACCGGCCGCTGATCTGTCGTACCTACCCCTTCAGCGTCGCGCTCGCGGGAACCAGCCAGCCCATGGGCGAAGCCGTCGACGAGGCCGGCATGGTCCGCGCCCACGAGTGCGAGGGACTGGGCCGCGACATTTCGCGTGACGACGCCGAAGAACTGGCTCGAGCGCTGAAAGAACGAGCCGTGCGGGAACTCGAGGAAGCCATCGCCGTCCGCGACGAGTACGCGCCGGTCGATCCCGACCCAGGCGAGGTCGTCGTCCACGACTCCGAGGGTGCGAAGCGGGCGGACGGGACGCCGCTCGAGAAGTAATTCCTGGCTCAGAATGAAAGAATGAAATCATTATGTAGCGGCGGCCACCGCTATCACGTATGGATCCCCGACGACGGAACGTTGCGAACACCGAGCGATCGACGCACGAAACGATCGCGGACCGGTTTCCGCTCGCGAAACAGCAGTTCCGGACGTACGTCACGAAGCCGCGATACTGGCTCTTCCCACTACTGATATTCGGCCTGGGTGTCGCGTCATCACTGGAGTTAGCGTTCGGTAATGCCGACGCAAAACGGTACCTCGGATCACGGTACCCACTCATCGCTTTCCAATGGTTTTGCTCGATTATCGGCGGTTTCGTCGGTATTTTCGCCGGATACGCATCGGTCACCAGCGATCGAAACACCGGCCGACTCCCGCTTCTCTTGAAGTTACCGTACTCGCGGAGCGAGTACCTGCGACAAAAATTCCTCGGTCACGCGGGTGCGCTCTCGGCGCTACTGATTTTCGCCCTGGGTACCGGCTTCGTGGTCTGCGGGTTCGTCCTCGGCCCGCCACCGATACTCGCGACGCTCGCGTTCGTCACTGTTTCGGTCCTTTACGTTCTCGTCTGGGTTTCCATCGCGATGACCGTCTCGATGCTCGTCAAAACGGGTCGCCGAGCGATCGCCGTCCTTCTTCCCGTTTTTATCGGAACGGGAATGCTCTGGCGCATGACGTTTACGTCGATTCTGACGCCGATCGTCGGCAACCTTCCGCAGCCGGTATCGCTCCTAGTTACTCGTCTCGTCCCGTTCCGAGCGTACCTCGTCGCGACGAACTGGATCGCCGGACTCCCGAACTCGCACAGTTACGGGACGTGGATCAGTCAAGAACTCAATACCGAATTCGTCTCAGACTCGACCATTGTTTCGATGGAACTGGGCAGTTCGGTTCCGTGGTATCTGTCCGAGTGGCTGGCGATTCCTGTACTCGTGTTCTGGCTCGTCGTCCCGCCGCTCGTCGCGTCCCGGCGATTCGAGGCCGTCGACATCGTCTGAAATTCCGCTTTCGACGCTCCCGCTCTACGCTGTGGCAGTGTATTCCGAGAAGACGTCCTGTAGCGACGCCGTCTCGAGGTCGAAGTCCTGCGGTCCGGCGCCGAGGTCTTCCAGCGTCGTCAACACGTCGACCGTCGCGTTCTCGGAACACTCGAGGACGATTGTCCCTTCGCCCGTCCGAACCGACGCGACCGACTCGAGCGCCGACAGCGGCGACAGATCGTCGGGGACGCGTTCGACGGTCACCCGCATCGTCGTACTCGTCGCGAGGCCCGACCGGAGCGTCTCGAGGTCGTCGACGGCGACGAGGTTGCCGTCCCGGAGGATGCCGACGCGATCACAGACCGCCTCGACCTGTGCGAGGAGATGACTCGAGAAGAAGACCGTCGTTCCGGCGTCGGCGCGTTCGCG containing:
- a CDS encoding glycosyltransferase family 2 protein, giving the protein MKLSVVVSTLNDRERLPSCLDALAERTPSSTEVIVVNGPSSDGTTGVVRERDDVDVLVEISERSPSVSRNAGLELATGDAIAFLDGEYTIDHSWYPAIEGAMADETDVVTGPVTGGSDRDHDRSSRRIGGRTVTAFHGDNVAFERPVLEALDGFDEYLVTESECDCAHRVAGLEYEVSWDAAMAARREVGTDGGRADLDWGATYRSLSYRLAKNYGPRPGVFARTLGSALRDGAGGVRRLAAGEATPTGWISDGADVATNIARGLWDGVRARYADRSSRRNPNGLSERHDRAVRVYDRR
- a CDS encoding MarR family transcriptional regulator; protein product: MSMSTAEDRGAAAEETLSEDEYRDRLRDLPPSAKLVAKVLETDSPLSQGQLAEESLLPDRTVRYALNRLEDVGLVGSRYSFRDARKQVYYLKH
- a CDS encoding ABC transporter substrate-binding protein, producing MDPTPHADRSRRAFVTAGLAAGSATLAGCIGTTDSEPTADGDSYTVSMAPMGEVEFDSVPEDAFVAFPQYADMAVALGHGDAVTTLFAPDMSGATMNTYYDRLEGVSFEWAGLENPLADGLEEERLYALDSDVHFLDPSYPVKTDDDWDAATIDDIADQIGPWVGNFHSGVHSEPAAEYADSYEYYTLWELFERVAAVFREKERYEALAEVHADLRSHIESNLPPESDRPTVARVTLGDGQFYAYHLNTPGYWQADTRPLGARDVFADRDWERDWGTVGYEAMLEEDPDVLLHLWGITPRYAIGNVRKRLENDSAGSRLTAVQDDRVVPGGMRYQGPLMNLFQLEMTAKQLYPEQFGEWPGYEAGESYPEIPADERLFDRQRVAEIVTRGP
- a CDS encoding ABC transporter permease — translated: MDPRRRNVANTERSTHETIADRFPLAKQQFRTYVTKPRYWLFPLLIFGLGVASSLELAFGNADAKRYLGSRYPLIAFQWFCSIIGGFVGIFAGYASVTSDRNTGRLPLLLKLPYSRSEYLRQKFLGHAGALSALLIFALGTGFVVCGFVLGPPPILATLAFVTVSVLYVLVWVSIAMTVSMLVKTGRRAIAVLLPVFIGTGMLWRMTFTSILTPIVGNLPQPVSLLVTRLVPFRAYLVATNWIAGLPNSHSYGTWISQELNTEFVSDSTIVSMELGSSVPWYLSEWLAIPVLVFWLVVPPLVASRRFEAVDIV
- a CDS encoding class I SAM-dependent methyltransferase — protein: MKGQEWYQADDIAEEYDDKRFSRGGQLIDRREKEAVLEAIMPVEDRKVLEIACGTGRFTVMLAHQGADVVGLDISAAMLQQGRRKAKQDELSGTLEFLRGDAGRLPFPDDHFDTVIAMRFFHLADDPEAFLEEMRRVARDQIVFDTFNRFSSRSVYNWALPMGSRLYSKSEVAVLLAKTDLTLVDVEDDFLLPYGLYRSIPNALASPLRAIDEAVGQLPVTDHFASVSYWNARVR
- a CDS encoding SIMPL domain-containing protein, with translation MDRRRFLAASSIGLAAAVAGCTGSATDGDDDPESGSTTDSAANGDDVDGEITVSADGEVEAEPDQATVDVGVTATGESADAVTDELASGAERLRETFDDLDIPDENVEEGRYRVHSAREREADGFEGSHSFDVTLTDVDRVGEVIDAAIEAGADDVGRVRFTLQEETRSTLREDALDAALENADAEAAHVADNRGVEITGTTAVTTGDVQVHSFRTEAGDDAAESAGGAPPTEIDTDPVSVTASVTVTYGFEE
- a CDS encoding enoyl-CoA hydratase/isomerase family protein is translated as MESVGSGLAAIDWNDDRADVYLSRPDKRNAMTVPLMDDLVAAFERVDADGDVRVATLLGEGPVFCAGMDLEMMRDRVEPDAEIDRNKFPDVLEAIEETRQPVVAGIKRAAPAGAFELTLPCDFRIIGRNAKYGLLEVALGTFPHGGGTQRLPRLVGLSNAKEIVLSGEFVDPEEAADMGLVHEVVDTDAVDERAKALADDLCENAPLGLRKGKQALNAAFDMPLERGLEYERRLGHELDDTRDYREGFEARLEGREPEFCGE
- a CDS encoding NAD(P)-binding protein, with amino-acid sequence MGADRDDADGRTDRGFDADVAVVGGGPAGCAAGVFTARAGLETTVFDRGPSSLRRCAVLENYLGFPGGIDVETFRKLARDHAETAGCRLREALVESVALLADGGFRLETQDGKAHRARYVIAASKYDGSYLRGLDDPDALFVTEERDGGTVERFDETYPDDDGRTPIDGLYVAGPLAGCGDQAIIAAGHGATVARSLLRDRREDAGYWGRFAERYDWRRDAADRSDEWADPDRRVELFESDAPEEYDAAESRRLAAAYADERDESYVDPDTASRRADRGQRRLAAALDDELLLEAVDDDAIRAYVRDTGIDEPTRD
- the carA gene encoding glutamine-hydrolyzing carbamoyl-phosphate synthase small subunit encodes the protein MTEAYVALEGGHVLEGRGRADGTARGEIVFTTAYTGYEESLTDPSYEEQILTFSYPLIGNYGVREERFEDDRIHPRAAIAKEFTDEIVDWFEREGIPAVDHLDTRDVVTDIRDGGAMKCGIAVGEDVTEEDALEQLEACKAMSDHTEIGAQVSVDEPEVHGEDNDGETVALIDCGAKGSIISSLLERDATVHVLPYDADVSAVAAVDPDLLFVSNGPGDPVNFEGAITLVEEFVEDTPVAGICLGQQIVAEALGGSTEKMTFGHRGVNQPVLDLESGQVVMTTQNHGYTVADPGEHLEVTQINVNDDTPEGIDGVEYDVITRQYHPEANPGPHDTLDFFDDVLAMASGRADSQAVPADD
- a CDS encoding MBL fold metallo-hydrolase, translating into MHVTRWSVPVATRAPSGDTNAYLLEAAEPSPDGEPDPESALLVDPAARTDALDRAVRERSVDHVLVTHTHPDHVGAVAAYAAETDATVWARYGRVDRFRDATGISPDRTFSPGTTIPVGDDRVRVLDAPGHAPDHVALEAGSGGPICCGDCAVREGSVVVGAPEGDMRAYVTTLRCFWAADPPALYPGHGPEIDAPRETLERLLAHRADREQRVREAVTGGAETLEAVLEAAYHKDLSGVKDLARATVLAHLEKLAVEGRIAWDGERAAPPEGD
- a CDS encoding YkgJ family cysteine cluster protein; this encodes MQSLEAELEDARQLSVADLADAIESIGFECTRCGACCKADDADDHTATVFPDEVRNLEASDSYDGEYDWRDIARPMPYGLSATDDGDLEGETFEWALRTDDCGDCTFYAEDESGTGACTAHDDRPLICRTYPFSVALAGTSQPMGEAVDEAGMVRAHECEGLGRDISRDDAEELARALKERAVRELEEAIAVRDEYAPVDPDPGEVVVHDSEGAKRADGTPLEK